In Roseofilum reptotaenium CS-1145, the genomic window AGCTTACTGGGCATCTCTCGCCCCCAAGATCGTTGCTTAATCGACCCCTATCTTAATCAAGCGTTAAATCATCTACAAGCGCTCAATGAGCTAAAATCCCGGATTATTACCACCATCTCCCACGAATATCGCACCCCCCTCACCACTATCGGTTTATCCATTGGGATGCTAGAGCGATATCGAGATAAGTGGGATCGGGAAAAACAAAATAAGCATTTTGACCGGATTCATAAAGCTATTAACCATATGACTAGCCTCTTAGAGGATATCCTGTTTATTAAGGATGCGGATTTTGGCTTGCTGGAATTTAACCCCACACTGGTGGATGTGATTCCCCTATTTGAACAAGCGATCGCCCGGATGCAGGCGATCTCCGGTTCCCAATATTCCCTAGAATTTCTCCCCCAAGACTCAGTCCTCTCATGGATGCTCGATAGCAGCTTAATTGAGCAAATCCTCGTTCACTTACTCTCCAATGCCATTAAGTATTCTCCCGAAGGGGGAATCGTATCTGTTCGCGTGCGTTGTCTGAACAACACCATGGAATTTCAGATTCAAGATCGAGGAATTGGTATTCCTGAATCTGAGCAACAGCATCTGTTTGATTCCTTTCATCGAGGCAGCAATATTGGCAATATCGGTGGAACAGGCTTAGGACTTTCTATTGTCAAAAAAAGTGTGGATTTACACAACGGAACCATTCACATTGACAGCCAAGTGAACCAAGGAACCACCTTCACCATTACCTTACCCGCCAGACCCTAAAATTATCTCGCAATAGTGAATTAGATTCTGGGTATAATTACTAATCTTATTTTTTCTCTGCTGTTTCGCTAATTCCTGGCGACTCATTTGGTAAAATGTAATCTCAGTTACCAATAATTTCATTTGTTTATGCATCTCCGTGTGAATCGACTGCCAAGTCATCTCAGTAGGGGAATCGGGTTCATCCCCAAACCGGGGTGCAATCTGTTGCTCAAAAAAATCTTCCGCCTCCTGGCAAGCTGGAATTAATCCCTCTAAATTAGTCTTGCTTGTAGCCAGCATTAAGACTTTCCTTAAGCGTTCGAGAAAGTGCTGGTAAATCTGCTTGTGTTGTTGCCATAACATACAGGTATTTCATCCCCTCGCTTTTTTTTAAGGTGTAAAGTTATAGTATTAAATAACAGAGCATCAGAGATAACCTGAAATCAGGATCTGCATCTTTGTTATCTCCACCACCAGCTATTTTTCCATTGCGATTATCCTAATCTCGTAATCTTGAGTCCCTTCGATGATTCCGAGATTAGATTAGCTATTATCATTCCCAAAACATCCACCTGCTATGAAAACCATCACTGAACCCAACTCCCTCGATCTTACCCTTCCCCACTGGTTAACCGCTTGTTTAAACCCAGAGCAAGTTCTCGCTGAATCCATTCCTCCCCCTGAATTGCCAGAAGATCGACGCTTAATTCGGGAAGCCTTTGAATTTGCTTATCAACTCCATAAAGGACAATACCGAAAATCAGGAGAGGCCTATATTTCTCACCCGGTTGCAGTCGCGGGATTATTGCGCGAACTCGGAGGAAGTGCCCCCATGATTGCCGCCGGTTTTCTCCATGATGTGGTGGAAGATACAGAGGTAACCCCAGAAGAGTTGGAAGAGCGCTTTGGTTCAGAAGTCCGGCAATTGGTCGAAGGAGTAACCAAACTCTCTAAGTTCAAATTTTCTAGTAAAACTGAACGCCAAGCAGAAAACTTTCGGCGGATGTTTTTGGCTATGGCCCAAGATATTCGGGTGATTGTGGTGAAGTTAGCCGACCGACTTCATAATATGAGAACCCTAGAATTTATGAAGGAGGATAAACAACGGACGATCGCCTTAGAAACCCGTGAAATTTTTGCGCCTTTAGCTAATCGCTTGGGAATCGGGCGCATTAAATGGGAACTCGAAGACCTAGCATTTAAGTATTTAGAACCCACCTACTATCGGGAAGTGCAATGCCTAGTCGCTGAAAAGCGAATAGACCGGGAAACACACCTGAAGAATGTGATTGAAATTCTAGAGATTCGGATGGAACAGATTGGCATTACCACTGTAGAAATTACGGGCCGTCCTAAACATCTGTATGGCATTTATCGCAAAATGCACAAGCAGCAAAAGGAGTTCCATGAAATTTTTGACATAGCAGGAATTCGTATAATCACTGAAAATCACGATCAATGCTATCGGGCGTTGGCGATCGTTCATGACTCTTTCCGGCCGATCCCAGGTCGATTTAAGGACTATATTGGTCTGCCGAAACCGAATCGCTATCAATCTTTGCACACAGGCGTGATTGGGCCCACCGGTCGGCCTCTAGAGGTGCAAATCCGTACCCAGGAAATGCATCAAGTGGCAGAATATGGGATTGCTGCTCATTGGAAATACAAGGAAGCCGGATCGAACTATGGCGACATGACCGATACTGATGAAAAGTTTACTTGGTTACGTCAACTGCTCGATTGGCAAAATGATCTCAAAGATGCTCAGGAATACTTAGAGAATATCAAAGATAATTTATTTGAAGATGATGTCTATGTCTTCACTCCCCGTGGGGATGTTCTATCCCTGACTTCGGGATCGTCAACGGTTGATTTTGCCTATCGAATTCACTCGGAAGTGGGCAATCATTGCTCGGGTGCTAGGGTCAATGGCCGGATGGTTCCGTTGAATACGATGTTGAAAAATGGCGATATTGTGGAAATTTTGACGCAAAAAAATAGCCATCCTAGCTTAGATTGGCTCAATTTTGTCAAGACCGCAGGGGCGCGGAACCGAATTCGCCAATGGTACAAGCGATCGCATCGAGAAGAAAATGTTGCCCGAGGTCGGGAATTGCTGGAAAAAGAAATGGGTAAATCTGGGTTTGAAGCTCTACTCAAATCCCAACCTATGCAATGGGTTGTCGAACGCTGTAATTATCACGCGGTTGATGATTTACTCGCTGCTTTGGGTTATGGAGAGTTGACCTTAAACTTGGTTGTGAATCGTCTGCGAGATGCGATTCGCGCCACTCAACCCTTAGAACCAGAGTGTAAAGAAGGACTCAAAGGTGAGGCGGTGATTCCGTCGTCGTCTTCTGCACCTCAGTCTTCTGGTGGAGATTATAGTTCTCCCATTGTGGGGATTGAAGGCTTGCTTTATTATCTGGCTGGATGCTGTAATCCTATTCCGGGAGAATTGATTATTGGAGTGGTTACTCGGGGACGAGGAATTTCTGTTCATCGCCAAGGCTGTCAAAATGTGGAAAATGTGGAAGGAGATCGCCTGATCCCGATCAGTTGGAATGGTAAAAACCAGAAAAGAACTCCGACTGCTATGACCTATATTGTCCAAGTGCAAATCCAAACCATTGACCGGGTAGGCATTCTCAAGGATATTCTCTCTCGGTTAAGCGATCAAGGGATTAATGTGCGTAACGTGGATGTGAACACCACACCAGGGAAACCTGCAACGATCAACTTAGGGATGGAAATTCGCGATCGCCCCCAACTTGAATCTGTGTTTACCCAAATTCGCAATATGAGCGATGTCCTCAATATTCGTCGTTTGGGACAAGCAGAAGATGCCACTTCTGAGTCAGAATAGGAGAGGGAAATAATTAGGACAAGTGATGAGTGACACGGTAGATACGAATCCTTTTGAGAGTTTAAACACCGAAAGTGCCCTAGAAAACTTAGGGGATGATTATTACGATCCCGTGGTACCTGCCCAATTTCCCCAACATATTCTACGATGGCGAAATAACGATCTGCTTGTGCAAATGGGACTCAATCCCCAGCAAGTGAGCGATCGCCATTTTATCGACTTTTTTGGCCAATTTGAAAGCGGTCGCCCTTGTTTAGCGCTCAAATATCATGGTTATCAATTTGGAGAATACAACCCCTGGTTAGGCGATGGTCGGGGGTTTTTGTATGGCCAGGTACGAGCAATTGATGGCCAATTGTATGATTTTGGCACAAAAGGATCGGGCATGACTCCCTATTCCAGGGGGGCAGATGGGCGGTTAACGCTCAAGGGGGGCGTGCGGGAAGTGTTAGCGGGGGAAATGTTGCATCGGTTAGGGGTAACCACCTCTCGCTGTTTGAGTCTGATCGAAACTGGAGAGTCATTATGGAGAGGAGATGAACCGTCTCCGACAAGATCGTGCGTGATGGTACGCTGGAGTCGGTCCCATATTCGCTTTGGTACGTTTGAACGGCTGCGATATTTCGAGCGATCAGATTTAATCACACAACTCTTAGATCATGTCATCGAAACCTATTATCCAGCGCCCTTCCCTCTAGTGCAGCCTGAATCTGCACGCGATCGCTACATCCGATTTTACGATCAATTGGTGCAACGAGTCGCTCAATTAGCTGCTCAATGGATGGCCGCAGGCTTTTGTCATGGGGTTTTAAATACCGATAATATGTCGATTACCGGTGAAAGTTTTGACTATGGGCCCTATGCCTTTATTCCCCATTACGATCCTAATTTTACAGCCGCTTATTTCGATTATTCTGGACGCTACAGTTATGGGAATCAACCTCTGATTTGTCAACTCAATTTAGAACTGCTTAGTGTTGCTCTAGCTAAAGTGATCCCCAAAACGGCTATGCAAGAGAGTTTAGAGCAGTTTAAGGTTCATTATGAACAGGCTTACCAGGAAGTCATGTTACGTCGGCTAGGCTTAGATCGTTATCAAATGGAGGAAAAAGAAGCCCAGGAGTTGGTTGAGTTAACCTTAAAATTACTCAAAGATACTCAGAAAGGATACCCTCAATTTTTTATGGGTCTGCGCGATTGCTTTGATCCCATTTGGTCAAAAAATAGGGATGAAATCCCCAACTGGTCTAGCGCTGGCCCCAGTTCGATTTGGCAGGCTTGGAAAATCTTGTATCATAGAGTATTAGCTCGAAACTGCGAGGAAAAATTGGCTGAAATTAGCGATCGCCTGCAAAAGGCTAATCCGCAAGTCGATCTGTTAAGGCCAGCGATCGAAGCCATATGGAACCCCATTATGGTGGATGATAATTGGCAACCATTCATCAACTTTTTAGAACAACTTTAACCTTAATCCAGTGAAGTCTTAAAGATCAAAAAAAACATCACTTTTTCTGTATATTCACGAATAATGCATCTTTAACCTTGTCATTATGATTCGTTTCTTTGAAAAAAGTCTGCTTAAAAAACTCGCTATTTATTATTCCAGTCTCTCGTTTTTAATTCTGGTTCTTGTTGCAGGTAGCGCTTATATCCTAGCCCGTTCTTCCCTCAAACAATCTATGATTAATCAGCTTGGATTAGCTGTTTCGATCAAAGAAAACGAAATCAATCAATGGTTTTTACTACAGTTGGAAGATGCATTTTTATTGGCCCAACTTCCAGAAATAATTGATCGAATCGATGTTTTTTTTAATTCTAAATCCGATCCTAGCCTCTCTCAAGACATCATTCATGAACAGATCAAAGATATCTTAATTAAAGTCACCGATATTAAATCTAACATAAAAATTGCTTCTATTGTAAGTAATCAAGGTATTGTCCTTATCTCAACGAATTCTTTTCTAGAAAAAACCTACCAGCCATTAGGAGATTTAACCACTTATGTAACGAACCGAGAAGATCCCATCAACCCCATCTTTTATAATTCTGTTCTGACTCAAAATAAAGCAATTACTTTTGTCACTCCAATTTATAGAGATAATCAGAAACTTGCTTATATTTCCATAGAACTAGACTTGGGTGAAGTCGATAAAGTTCTTCACAATAGCAAAGATTATAACCAGGATAATCAGATTTACTTGATT contains:
- a CDS encoding ATP-binding response regulator, producing the protein MMTDVTSKHYIQSLMSSLILIIEEDPPFAKELSLSTYPPLAEVISPHQYVTQTVREIAELTTEQPHLIVVDVNSSNLKPLTEALTYQQKCQTYPPAILAISECHQPNFISEILDLGADDYLPKPLHPELLNKRIASLLGISRPQDRCLIDPYLNQALNHLQALNELKSRIITTISHEYRTPLTTIGLSIGMLERYRDKWDREKQNKHFDRIHKAINHMTSLLEDILFIKDADFGLLEFNPTLVDVIPLFEQAIARMQAISGSQYSLEFLPQDSVLSWMLDSSLIEQILVHLLSNAIKYSPEGGIVSVRVRCLNNTMEFQIQDRGIGIPESEQQHLFDSFHRGSNIGNIGGTGLGLSIVKKSVDLHNGTIHIDSQVNQGTTFTITLPARP
- a CDS encoding protein adenylyltransferase SelO, which translates into the protein MSDTVDTNPFESLNTESALENLGDDYYDPVVPAQFPQHILRWRNNDLLVQMGLNPQQVSDRHFIDFFGQFESGRPCLALKYHGYQFGEYNPWLGDGRGFLYGQVRAIDGQLYDFGTKGSGMTPYSRGADGRLTLKGGVREVLAGEMLHRLGVTTSRCLSLIETGESLWRGDEPSPTRSCVMVRWSRSHIRFGTFERLRYFERSDLITQLLDHVIETYYPAPFPLVQPESARDRYIRFYDQLVQRVAQLAAQWMAAGFCHGVLNTDNMSITGESFDYGPYAFIPHYDPNFTAAYFDYSGRYSYGNQPLICQLNLELLSVALAKVIPKTAMQESLEQFKVHYEQAYQEVMLRRLGLDRYQMEEKEAQELVELTLKLLKDTQKGYPQFFMGLRDCFDPIWSKNRDEIPNWSSAGPSSIWQAWKILYHRVLARNCEEKLAEISDRLQKANPQVDLLRPAIEAIWNPIMVDDNWQPFINFLEQL
- a CDS encoding RelA/SpoT family protein, with protein sequence MKTITEPNSLDLTLPHWLTACLNPEQVLAESIPPPELPEDRRLIREAFEFAYQLHKGQYRKSGEAYISHPVAVAGLLRELGGSAPMIAAGFLHDVVEDTEVTPEELEERFGSEVRQLVEGVTKLSKFKFSSKTERQAENFRRMFLAMAQDIRVIVVKLADRLHNMRTLEFMKEDKQRTIALETREIFAPLANRLGIGRIKWELEDLAFKYLEPTYYREVQCLVAEKRIDRETHLKNVIEILEIRMEQIGITTVEITGRPKHLYGIYRKMHKQQKEFHEIFDIAGIRIITENHDQCYRALAIVHDSFRPIPGRFKDYIGLPKPNRYQSLHTGVIGPTGRPLEVQIRTQEMHQVAEYGIAAHWKYKEAGSNYGDMTDTDEKFTWLRQLLDWQNDLKDAQEYLENIKDNLFEDDVYVFTPRGDVLSLTSGSSTVDFAYRIHSEVGNHCSGARVNGRMVPLNTMLKNGDIVEILTQKNSHPSLDWLNFVKTAGARNRIRQWYKRSHREENVARGRELLEKEMGKSGFEALLKSQPMQWVVERCNYHAVDDLLAALGYGELTLNLVVNRLRDAIRATQPLEPECKEGLKGEAVIPSSSSAPQSSGGDYSSPIVGIEGLLYYLAGCCNPIPGELIIGVVTRGRGISVHRQGCQNVENVEGDRLIPISWNGKNQKRTPTAMTYIVQVQIQTIDRVGILKDILSRLSDQGINVRNVDVNTTPGKPATINLGMEIRDRPQLESVFTQIRNMSDVLNIRRLGQAEDATSESE
- the patD gene encoding heterocyst frequency control protein PatD; its protein translation is MLWQQHKQIYQHFLERLRKVLMLATSKTNLEGLIPACQEAEDFFEQQIAPRFGDEPDSPTEMTWQSIHTEMHKQMKLLVTEITFYQMSRQELAKQQRKNKISNYTQNLIHYCEIILGSGG